The following are encoded together in the Hoplias malabaricus isolate fHopMal1 chromosome 3, fHopMal1.hap1, whole genome shotgun sequence genome:
- the zgc:163073 gene encoding myosin light polypeptide 6: protein MDKQDTQATLKQEPAAKAASPAPGAAPATAGSRDPAPSKAGGQIDPALLREFGTDKIEEFKEAFLLFTKNPEGQITLSQCGDVMRALGQNPTNAEVLRVLGMPKPDEMETKMIDFETFLPMFHKMSKSVNLGSYEDFVEGLRVFDKEGNGTVLGAEIRHVLATLGEKLSIGEVEQVMVGQEDTNGCINYEDFVKHIMTG, encoded by the exons ATGGATAAGCAGGACACTCAGGCCACCCTGAAACAGGAGCCAGCCGCTAAAGCTGCAAGTCCAGCCCCGGGTGCTGCTCCGGCCACTGCAGGAAGCAGGGATCCTGCACCTTCCAAAGCTGGTGGGCAAATAGATCCTGCGCTCCTG CGAGAGTTCGGAACAGACAAAATCGAAG AGTTTAAAGAGGCTTTCCTGCTGTTCACAAAGAACCCTGAGGGGCAGATCACTCTGAGTCAGTGTGGGGACGTGATGAGGGCTCTGGGTCAGAACCCAACCAACGCAGAAGTGCTGCGAGTACTGGGCATGCCCAAACCAGATG AGATGGAGACCAAGATGATTGACTTTGAGACATTCCTGCCCATGTTTCACAAAATGTCAAAGTCTGTAAATCTGGGCTCGTATGAGGACTTTGTGGAGGGGCTTCGCGTCTTCGATAAAGAAGGAAACGGCACAGTGCTGGGGGCCGAAATCCGCCATGTTCTTGCTACACTCG GCGAGAAGCTAAGTATTGGCGAAGTGGAGCAGGTCATGGTGGGACAGGAAGACACAAATGGCTGCATCAACTATGAAG atTTTGTGAAGCACATCATGACAGGATGA